The Croceicoccus marinus genome contains a region encoding:
- a CDS encoding CsbD family protein — protein MGELSDKVKGNTNEAIGKAKQQSGNPETRNEGRKQEVKGEGQQVKGKVEGALGNDV, from the coding sequence ATGGGTGAACTCAGCGACAAGGTAAAAGGCAACACCAACGAAGCCATCGGCAAGGCCAAGCAGCAGAGCGGCAATCCGGAGACCCGGAACGAAGGCCGCAAGCAGGAAGTCAAGGGCGAAGGGCAGCAGGTGAAGGGCAAGGTCGAAGGCGCGCTCGGAAACGACGTCTGA
- a CDS encoding tyrosine-type recombinase/integrase — MVNFCGNAKEGSTLKSLTALKVRTAGPGIHGDGKGLYLRVKPSGARSWVLRVQYNGKRQDIGLGSTDDLTLAEAREKAAYLRKIARRGDDAIAERDKAKIKIPTFAEAVERAHAELGKGWAEKTAEQFKSSLETHAVPAIGKRRVDQIETAHIIAALAPIWTDKPQIARKVRHRIMQTLAFSKSHGWRTEAVPLAKEITDGLAKQPESKGFRAMPYKELPTFLAELIGEEDSPARLALVFTVLTAARSGEVRKAHWSEIDWEAREWNRPADHMKSGKPHTVPLSDAALAILDRAAERYGDDGLIFPNGKGKTLSDAALGKMLKDSGRGETVHGFRSSFRDWAAERMPHIPYAVAEMALAHSVGDATERAYLRTDLRDLRRSLSDAWGAFAAPSISSDRGDIIRMERV, encoded by the coding sequence ATGGTGAACTTCTGTGGTAACGCAAAGGAAGGCTCCACTTTGAAAAGCCTTACTGCATTGAAGGTCCGAACGGCGGGGCCGGGCATCCATGGTGACGGCAAAGGCCTCTATTTGCGAGTGAAGCCTTCCGGTGCGCGTAGCTGGGTCTTGCGGGTCCAGTACAACGGCAAACGGCAAGACATCGGCCTAGGTTCGACAGATGATCTGACGCTGGCAGAAGCGCGCGAGAAGGCGGCGTATCTGCGCAAGATCGCCCGCCGGGGTGATGATGCCATTGCCGAACGTGACAAGGCCAAGATCAAGATCCCGACCTTTGCCGAGGCTGTCGAGCGCGCTCATGCCGAACTCGGGAAAGGCTGGGCAGAGAAAACCGCAGAGCAGTTCAAGTCATCGCTGGAAACTCATGCTGTGCCTGCCATCGGCAAACGGCGTGTCGATCAGATTGAAACCGCGCATATCATCGCGGCGCTAGCCCCGATCTGGACCGATAAGCCGCAGATCGCTCGCAAAGTTCGCCACCGTATCATGCAGACGCTTGCCTTCTCAAAGTCGCACGGATGGCGCACTGAAGCTGTCCCGCTGGCAAAGGAAATCACGGACGGGCTAGCGAAACAGCCGGAGAGCAAAGGCTTCCGTGCGATGCCTTACAAGGAACTGCCGACCTTTCTTGCAGAACTAATCGGTGAAGAAGATTCTCCTGCGCGGCTGGCGCTGGTGTTCACAGTTCTGACCGCCGCCAGATCAGGAGAGGTGCGCAAGGCGCACTGGTCTGAGATTGATTGGGAAGCGCGAGAATGGAACCGGCCTGCTGATCATATGAAGAGTGGCAAGCCGCATACAGTGCCACTATCCGATGCCGCTTTGGCAATTCTGGATCGAGCCGCAGAACGCTATGGCGACGATGGTTTGATCTTCCCTAATGGCAAGGGAAAGACCCTCTCTGATGCCGCACTAGGCAAAATGTTGAAGGACAGCGGGCGAGGGGAGACGGTCCACGGTTTCCGCTCCAGCTTCCGCGACTGGGCCGCTGAGAGGATGCCCCATATCCCATATGCAGTAGCGGAAATGGCATTGGCGCATAGCGTCGGAGATGCGACCGAACGCGCGTATCTGCGAACCGACCTGCGCGACCTGCGGCGTTCCCTCAGCGATGCATGGGGGGCTTTCGCCGCCCCATCCATAAGTTCTGATCGCGGCGACATCATCAGGATGGAGAGAGTCTAA
- a CDS encoding helix-turn-helix transcriptional regulator → MSERLLRLEAVEDRIGLKKSKIYMMVSAGEFPRPVKLGNGHINGWPENEVTAWIKARIAERGEAV, encoded by the coding sequence ATGTCAGAACGCCTGTTGCGGCTTGAAGCAGTCGAAGACCGAATTGGTCTGAAGAAATCCAAGATCTACATGATGGTAAGCGCGGGCGAGTTTCCGCGCCCGGTTAAACTCGGCAACGGGCATATCAACGGCTGGCCTGAAAACGAGGTCACCGCATGGATTAAGGCTCGCATCGCTGAACGGGGGGAGGCGGTCTGA